The following are encoded in a window of Elusimicrobiota bacterium genomic DNA:
- a CDS encoding cupin domain-containing protein has protein sequence MTGEPGGFMGITIKKLSEEEAKALGITSWPKWEQGESSFDWYYGDNEDCYLLEGEVEVETSEGEKVRIGKGDFVHFPCGIKCKWHITKPIKQFYHFC, from the coding sequence ATAACGGGTGAGCCGGGAGGTTTTATGGGTATCACCATCAAGAAGTTGTCGGAAGAAGAAGCTAAAGCGCTTGGCATCACTTCTTGGCCTAAATGGGAGCAGGGAGAAAGCAGTTTTGATTGGTACTACGGTGACAATGAAGACTGCTATTTACTTGAAGGGGAAGTAGAGGTTGAAACTTCCGAAGGTGAAAAGGTTAGAATAGGAAAAGGCGATTTTGTCCATTTCCCCTGCGGAATTAAGTGCAAGTGGCACATAACGAAACCTATTAAGCAGTTTTATCATTTCTGTTAG
- a CDS encoding metallopeptidase family protein: MTLKEFEKIINLAVSRLPKEFKDILKKNQIKLIPRENPPATVLERYKGKIVFGIFIGVPYGRFFNMQTEPTRIELYKSSFEQVFKSHQEMKNQIIKTVIHEIGHYFGFSEEGIRKLGY, encoded by the coding sequence ATGACTCTCAAAGAATTTGAAAAGATTATCAATTTAGCAGTTTCGAGATTGCCAAAAGAATTTAAAGATATTTTAAAAAAGAATCAAATAAAACTTATTCCGCGCGAAAACCCTCCGGCAACCGTTTTAGAAAGGTATAAAGGAAAAATAGTATTTGGAATATTTATCGGAGTTCCTTACGGAAGATTTTTTAATATGCAGACTGAACCGACAAGAATTGAACTTTATAAAAGCAGTTTTGAGCAGGTATTTAAAAGTCATCAAGAAATGAAAAATCAGATAATTAAAACGGTTATTCATGAAATCGGCCATTATTTCGGTTTTTCTGAAGAAGGAATTCGTAAATTAGGATACTAG
- a CDS encoding protein-L-isoaspartate(D-aspartate) O-methyltransferase, whose amino-acid sequence MDKNTLQMVQQQLIPRGISDKRVLSAMEKVPRHLFVPEKLKEFSYEDGPLPIGEGQTISQPYMVAWMSELLKLTGKEKVLEIGTGSGYQTAVLAELADEIYTVETIEVLSSNAQRILNKMGYKNIFFKTGDGTLGWDEKSPFDRILITAAADKVPPKLFEQLAEKGKMVVPLGERYFQLCSVVEKINGKMTIQKLDGCTFVPLVGKYGMGEDSR is encoded by the coding sequence ATGGACAAAAATACATTGCAAATGGTTCAGCAACAGCTTATACCGAGAGGGATATCCGATAAAAGGGTTTTATCTGCAATGGAAAAAGTGCCGCGTCACTTATTTGTTCCTGAAAAACTAAAGGAATTTTCTTATGAAGACGGGCCTCTTCCCATTGGAGAAGGGCAGACAATTTCTCAGCCGTATATGGTTGCATGGATGAGCGAATTGCTTAAGCTAACGGGTAAAGAAAAAGTATTAGAAATAGGTACGGGCTCAGGTTATCAAACAGCTGTCCTGGCTGAACTGGCCGATGAAATTTATACAGTTGAGACAATAGAGGTTTTATCAAGTAATGCTCAGAGGATTTTGAATAAAATGGGCTACAAAAATATATTTTTTAAAACTGGCGACGGAACTCTTGGCTGGGACGAAAAATCCCCGTTTGACAGAATTCTAATTACTGCCGCCGCCGATAAAGTTCCGCCGAAACTTTTTGAACAACTGGCCGAAAAAGGAAAAATGGTTGTTCCTTTGGGGGAACGTTATTTTCAGCTTTGTTCTGTAGTTGAAAAAATTAATGGGAAAATGACAATTCAAAAGCTTGATGGCTGCACTTTTGTTCCTCTTGTGGGAAAGTATGGAATGGGTGAAGACAGTAGGTAG
- a CDS encoding LemA family protein: MVYVLTLISIAILIFIILYNRLITLKYKVKAAWSDIDVQLKRRFDLLPMLADTVKSYSTYERGLFEKITEMRSKIESSQTINEKASLQNDVSKIAKTLLAVAEAYPDLKANQSFIDLQKNISNVEEQIQYARRYYNGTVRDYNTLILSFPSNIVANLFKFKAEDFFEIEFATQKMPPEIKLA; the protein is encoded by the coding sequence ATGGTTTATGTATTAACATTAATTTCAATTGCTATTTTGATTTTTATTATTCTCTATAATAGGCTTATAACCCTGAAATACAAAGTGAAAGCGGCATGGAGCGACATAGATGTTCAACTGAAACGGAGGTTTGACCTTTTGCCCATGCTTGCTGATACGGTTAAATCATATAGTACTTATGAAAGAGGATTGTTTGAAAAAATTACTGAAATGAGAAGTAAAATAGAGTCTTCTCAAACAATAAACGAAAAAGCTTCGTTACAAAATGACGTATCAAAAATAGCTAAAACATTGCTTGCCGTAGCTGAGGCGTATCCTGACCTTAAAGCAAACCAAAGCTTTATTGACCTGCAAAAAAACATATCTAATGTGGAAGAACAGATTCAATATGCGCGGCGCTATTATAACGGTACCGTAAGAGATTATAATACATTGATATTGTCTTTTCCTTCTAACATCGTGGCCAATTTATTTAAGTTTAAAGCTGAGGATTTTTTTGAGATAGAGTTTGCAACTCAAAAAATGCCTCCCGAGATAAAACTAGCATGA
- the mgtA gene encoding magnesium-translocating P-type ATPase, which produces MKLINLLGLINRNHSKVKSQSWSFDYISSEAEDVLRNLGTAVSGLNEGEAEARLKEYGLNEPAKKRRRTIFIQFLLKFANPLVVVLLIIAAFSMYFGQQISALLVSLMAIMSVLLSFVQEYRAGKEAEKLSEMVRTTSTVIREGVAKDIKIKFLVPGDIIDLSAGDMIPADLRIISAKDLFVNQASLTGEAFPIEKFPFPIKNGKSSVADFNNIAFMGSAVVSGTAFGVVIKTGISTQFGELSKRLATMRVETGFDKGIHTFTWLMIRTMMVLIVVIFAINSILRKNYVEAFLFSLGVAVGITPEMLPMIVAMNLSKGAINMSKKRVIVKRLSSIQNFGAMDVLCTDKTGTLTMDKIVLEKHCDVVRKESDEVLKWAYINSFYQTGLKNLLDKAILKHSEVLVKQHKKFDEMPFDFSRKIMSVVIEDEGKHKLISKGAPEEIFKRCKKYELDNEILDIEEVLLADLKEEYDTLSSDGFRVLAIAYKNIEEKKEIYSKEDEKDLVLLGYLAFLDPPKPSAEKAIIAMKALGIELKVLTGDNELVTKKICTEVGLDVKDLTTGDLVEKLSDKELQEKVKTTTVFARLSPLQKERVIHALHQNGHIVGYLGDGINDAPALKASDVGISVDNAVDIAKESADIILLKKSLMVLEVGVLEGRKTFGNIIKYIKMGASSNFGNMFSMTGGSLFLPFIPMLPIQILLNNFFYDLSQTAIPTDEVDEDYLKRPRPWNVNYIKKFMLTIGPISSIFDFLTFGVMLFIFHSNAELFHTGWFIESLCSQTLAIYIIRTGKIPFLESMPSKLLMFTSILIVFFGILIPLSPIGPHFGFVIPPPTYFVALILIVISYLFLVQKVKMWFVKKNGYE; this is translated from the coding sequence ATGAAATTAATAAATTTGTTAGGTTTAATTAATAGAAACCATTCTAAAGTTAAATCGCAATCCTGGAGTTTTGATTATATAAGTTCTGAAGCGGAAGATGTTTTAAGAAACTTGGGAACCGCTGTTTCCGGGCTGAATGAGGGAGAGGCAGAGGCTAGACTTAAAGAATACGGCCTTAACGAACCAGCGAAGAAAAGAAGAAGAACTATTTTTATCCAATTTTTATTGAAATTCGCCAATCCTCTTGTTGTAGTTTTACTAATAATTGCAGCTTTTTCAATGTATTTTGGCCAGCAAATAAGCGCTCTTCTAGTAAGTTTGATGGCAATTATGAGCGTCCTATTGTCTTTCGTTCAGGAATACCGTGCCGGGAAAGAGGCTGAAAAGCTAAGCGAAATGGTCCGCACTACCTCAACCGTAATAAGGGAAGGTGTTGCAAAAGATATAAAAATAAAATTCCTGGTTCCCGGGGATATTATTGATTTATCTGCCGGAGATATGATACCTGCAGATTTAAGGATTATCTCAGCTAAAGACCTTTTCGTTAACCAGGCATCGCTGACCGGAGAAGCATTTCCTATCGAAAAATTTCCGTTTCCAATAAAAAATGGAAAAAGTTCTGTTGCTGATTTTAACAATATAGCATTCATGGGTTCGGCTGTTGTAAGCGGAACGGCGTTTGGAGTGGTAATCAAAACGGGGATTTCTACCCAGTTTGGCGAGCTTTCTAAAAGGCTTGCAACAATGAGGGTGGAAACAGGATTTGATAAGGGAATCCATACTTTTACTTGGCTGATGATCCGGACGATGATGGTGTTGATAGTCGTGATTTTTGCAATAAATTCTATCCTGAGAAAAAATTATGTTGAAGCCTTCCTTTTTTCCTTAGGAGTAGCCGTCGGCATTACCCCTGAAATGCTGCCGATGATAGTCGCGATGAATCTTTCCAAGGGCGCAATAAACATGTCTAAAAAAAGAGTGATAGTAAAAAGACTTAGCTCAATACAAAACTTTGGAGCGATGGATGTTTTGTGCACTGATAAAACAGGGACTCTTACGATGGATAAAATAGTTCTTGAGAAACATTGCGATGTTGTTAGAAAAGAAAGCGACGAAGTATTGAAATGGGCATATATCAATAGTTTTTATCAAACCGGGCTCAAAAATCTACTTGATAAAGCTATACTTAAACACTCGGAGGTTCTAGTAAAACAGCATAAAAAATTTGATGAAATGCCCTTTGATTTTTCAAGAAAGATAATGTCAGTTGTTATTGAAGATGAAGGAAAACACAAACTGATATCGAAAGGTGCTCCTGAAGAAATTTTTAAAAGGTGCAAGAAATATGAACTTGATAACGAAATATTGGATATTGAAGAGGTCCTTTTAGCAGACCTTAAGGAAGAATACGATACTTTAAGTTCCGATGGTTTTAGAGTTTTGGCTATCGCATATAAGAACATTGAAGAGAAAAAAGAAATATATTCAAAAGAAGATGAAAAGGACCTCGTTTTACTGGGGTATCTCGCTTTTCTTGACCCTCCAAAACCGTCAGCCGAAAAAGCCATTATCGCCATGAAAGCGTTAGGCATTGAACTAAAGGTTCTTACTGGCGATAACGAGCTTGTTACTAAAAAAATTTGCACCGAGGTGGGCCTTGATGTAAAAGATCTTACTACCGGTGATTTGGTAGAAAAACTTTCAGATAAAGAACTTCAAGAAAAAGTTAAAACCACAACAGTTTTTGCACGCCTTTCGCCTCTTCAAAAAGAAAGAGTAATTCATGCTTTGCATCAGAACGGGCATATAGTGGGTTATTTGGGCGACGGAATAAATGATGCTCCGGCTTTAAAGGCTTCAGATGTAGGTATCTCAGTTGACAATGCGGTTGATATTGCAAAAGAATCAGCCGATATAATATTGCTTAAGAAAAGTCTTATGGTGCTTGAGGTTGGCGTTTTAGAAGGAAGAAAAACATTTGGAAACATCATTAAATATATTAAAATGGGTGCAAGTTCAAACTTCGGTAATATGTTTTCTATGACAGGGGGAAGTTTATTTCTTCCATTTATCCCGATGCTGCCAATCCAGATTCTTTTAAATAATTTCTTTTATGATTTATCCCAAACTGCAATTCCGACTGATGAAGTTGATGAAGATTATCTTAAAAGGCCGCGGCCATGGAATGTAAATTATATTAAAAAATTTATGCTGACAATTGGTCCAATAAGCTCCATATTTGATTTTTTAACTTTCGGCGTTATGCTTTTTATTTTTCATTCAAATGCTGAATTGTTCCATACTGGCTGGTTCATTGAATCCCTTTGTTCCCAGACTTTAGCAATTTATATTATCAGAACTGGGAAAATTCCTTTTTTGGAAAGTATGCCAAGTAAACTTCTTATGTTTACTTCTATTTTAATTGTGTTTTTTGGAATTTTGATTCCACTCTCGCCTATTGGTCCACATTTCGGATTTGTGATTCCGCCTCCAACTTATTTTGTGGCATTAATTCTGATTGTTATAAGTTATCTTTTCCTGGTTCAGAAAGTTAAAATGTGGTTTGTTAAAAAAAATGGTTACGAATAG
- a CDS encoding MATE family efflux transporter, whose product MKIKNLLFSISNRWKTEGGYKEFITLAFPLILSTSSWSIQHFIDRMFLTWYSPSAIAASMPSGMLNFTLMSIFMGTASYVGTFVAQYYGAKKNEIIGPAVWQGIYISVLGSLILLVLAFQSGNIFNIIGHDLPVRKNEIIYFQILCLGAFPELASGAMSGFFSGLGKTWTVMWVNIIGTLVNIILDYLMIFGYGGFPEWGMKGAAIATVLSGVSTFLMYFVILAKSENNKLYNTLKGWKFNWRLLKRIVWFGFPSGLQFFIDIAGFTLFILILGSLGTTVLAATNIAFNINTIAFMPMIGGGIAISVLVGQYLGKNRPDIAEKSVYSAFHITFGYMASISLLYVILPSIFILPFATKNNQAEFAVIQNLVIILLRFVAAYSLFDTMNIVFESAIKGAGDTHYVFKVITLVSLFVLVLPSYAAIKLFHGGIYMGWTIVSVYIALLGFVFLFRFLSGKWKSMRVIECHKPGVPIKFPEVPSVEY is encoded by the coding sequence GTGAAAATCAAAAATTTATTATTTTCAATTTCTAACCGCTGGAAAACTGAAGGCGGTTATAAAGAATTCATAACTCTTGCTTTCCCGTTGATCTTAAGCACAAGTTCATGGTCAATCCAGCATTTTATAGACAGAATGTTTTTGACATGGTATTCTCCTTCAGCTATTGCTGCGTCTATGCCGTCGGGGATGCTGAATTTTACTCTGATGAGCATTTTTATGGGTACGGCAAGCTATGTCGGAACATTTGTTGCCCAGTATTACGGAGCGAAAAAAAATGAAATAATAGGGCCTGCGGTTTGGCAGGGTATTTATATTTCAGTTTTAGGTTCTTTGATTTTGCTGGTTCTAGCTTTTCAATCCGGGAATATTTTTAATATTATTGGCCACGATCTTCCCGTAAGAAAAAATGAAATAATCTATTTCCAAATTCTTTGTCTGGGAGCTTTTCCGGAGCTTGCTTCCGGCGCAATGTCCGGATTTTTTTCTGGGCTGGGAAAAACATGGACTGTAATGTGGGTAAATATAATAGGAACACTTGTCAATATAATTCTTGATTATTTGATGATATTCGGTTACGGAGGTTTTCCGGAATGGGGAATGAAAGGAGCGGCAATTGCTACGGTTCTTTCAGGTGTTTCCACATTTTTAATGTATTTTGTAATACTTGCAAAAAGTGAAAATAACAAATTATATAACACCTTAAAAGGATGGAAGTTTAATTGGAGATTATTAAAAAGAATCGTATGGTTTGGATTTCCCAGCGGACTGCAGTTTTTTATTGATATAGCCGGTTTTACTTTATTTATTTTAATACTCGGCTCTTTAGGAACTACTGTCCTTGCCGCAACCAATATAGCTTTTAATATCAATACAATAGCCTTTATGCCTATGATTGGCGGAGGAATTGCTATCTCTGTATTAGTCGGCCAATATCTTGGGAAAAACCGTCCGGATATTGCCGAAAAAAGCGTATATTCCGCTTTTCATATAACTTTTGGATATATGGCTTCCATATCATTGCTTTATGTAATTCTTCCCAGCATTTTTATTTTACCTTTCGCCACAAAAAATAATCAGGCAGAATTTGCTGTTATTCAAAATCTGGTGATAATTTTGCTTCGTTTCGTTGCAGCTTATTCGTTGTTTGATACAATGAATATTGTTTTTGAATCTGCTATTAAGGGAGCGGGAGATACGCACTATGTGTTTAAAGTTATAACTTTAGTTTCTTTATTTGTGCTGGTTTTGCCCAGCTATGCTGCGATAAAATTATTTCATGGCGGCATATATATGGGATGGACAATTGTATCGGTCTATATAGCTCTTTTGGGATTCGTATTTTTGTTCCGTTTTTTAAGCGGAAAGTGGAAGTCAATGAGAGTTATTGAATGCCATAAACCCGGAGTCCCAATAAAATTTCCTGAAGTGCCCTCGGTTGAATATTAA
- a CDS encoding DUF2207 domain-containing protein, whose translation MNKKILLILAFLLTVCGNCLMAQEPERILNWHSDISVQKDGSMLVNETIKVSCVGSQIKHGIYRDFPTKYKDIYGNTYKVDFKLIGVYKNGISEPYHFGNKINGIRIYIGRKDVLLVPGEYTYEIKYYTNRQLGFFKDKDELYWNVTGNGWFFPIDEASATVVLPEGASKSIIEIDGFTGPQGSRNKYFSKDMDPSGKINFIITRPLKSYEGFTILLSWQKGFVKEPALKEKIIYVLRDNKNLFLGIIGFVVIFFYYFVAWAKVGKDPEKGIIIPIYSPPDNISPQAMRFVMKMGYDNKAFAAMLINLAVKGILRIENENGAYSIIRTGKNEELLDKTEQNILGSLVSGTGKIDLKNTNHEIIRNSIEILKKSLQTNYEKHHFVTNVNFFIPGAIFSAVFIAASVFTGDADRSSLAIFMSIWLTIWTFGVAALLTQVVSLWKGVLYGTGIGRLYSSGAAIFLTLFSIPFIAGEVFGTFAFINATSAPIFLILILMVSLNIIFYYLLKAPTVLGRKLMDKIEGFKMYLSVAEKDRLNFIIQPEKKPEIFEKYLPYALALGVEQKWAEYFADVFSTATVGGNQYSPAWYSGTAWAASGLPIFASSFASSFTSAISSSSTAPGSSSGGGGGGGSGGGGGGGGGGW comes from the coding sequence ATGAATAAAAAAATATTGTTAATTCTGGCATTTTTATTGACTGTTTGCGGTAACTGTTTAATGGCGCAAGAGCCGGAAAGAATTCTGAACTGGCATAGCGACATTTCTGTTCAAAAAGACGGTTCAATGCTGGTAAATGAAACCATTAAGGTTTCTTGTGTCGGCAGTCAAATAAAGCACGGGATATATAGAGATTTCCCGACAAAATACAAGGATATATATGGAAACACCTACAAGGTAGATTTTAAATTAATCGGTGTCTATAAAAACGGCATAAGCGAGCCGTACCATTTTGGGAATAAAATCAATGGGATACGTATTTATATCGGCAGAAAAGATGTTTTACTTGTTCCCGGAGAATATACATATGAAATAAAATATTATACAAACCGCCAGCTGGGTTTTTTTAAGGATAAGGATGAACTTTATTGGAACGTAACGGGAAACGGGTGGTTTTTCCCGATAGATGAAGCTTCTGCTACCGTTGTGCTTCCCGAAGGCGCCTCAAAAAGTATTATTGAAATAGATGGTTTTACCGGGCCTCAAGGTTCTCGGAATAAGTATTTTTCAAAAGATATGGATCCGTCCGGGAAAATAAATTTTATTATCACTCGGCCGCTTAAATCTTATGAAGGGTTTACAATCCTATTGTCATGGCAAAAAGGTTTTGTGAAAGAGCCGGCATTGAAAGAAAAAATTATATATGTTTTGCGCGATAATAAAAATCTTTTCTTGGGAATTATCGGTTTTGTCGTTATTTTCTTCTATTATTTCGTTGCCTGGGCTAAGGTAGGTAAAGACCCCGAGAAAGGAATAATAATTCCCATTTATTCTCCGCCTGATAATATTTCACCTCAAGCAATGCGTTTTGTAATGAAAATGGGCTATGATAATAAAGCGTTTGCAGCTATGCTGATAAATTTGGCGGTGAAAGGGATTCTTAGAATTGAAAATGAAAACGGCGCGTATAGCATTATTCGAACGGGTAAAAATGAAGAACTTCTGGATAAAACAGAACAAAATATTTTAGGCTCATTAGTGAGTGGTACCGGAAAGATAGATCTTAAGAATACTAATCACGAAATAATTCGTAATTCGATAGAAATATTAAAAAAATCATTACAAACAAATTATGAAAAACACCATTTTGTTACTAATGTAAATTTTTTTATACCCGGAGCAATATTTTCGGCTGTATTTATTGCAGCAAGCGTGTTTACAGGCGATGCAGACAGGTCATCGTTAGCAATATTTATGTCAATCTGGCTTACAATATGGACATTCGGTGTTGCGGCTTTATTAACGCAAGTGGTAAGCCTATGGAAGGGTGTTTTGTATGGAACAGGAATAGGCAGGCTATATTCCAGCGGAGCCGCTATTTTTCTGACACTTTTTAGCATTCCTTTTATAGCCGGAGAAGTTTTTGGCACATTTGCATTTATTAATGCCACCTCCGCTCCGATATTTTTAATTTTGATTCTTATGGTTTCACTTAATATCATTTTCTATTATCTTTTGAAAGCTCCAACGGTTTTGGGGCGGAAATTGATGGATAAGATTGAAGGATTTAAAATGTATCTTTCCGTTGCAGAAAAGGACAGGCTGAATTTTATTATTCAGCCTGAAAAAAAACCTGAAATATTTGAAAAATATCTTCCGTATGCGTTAGCTTTAGGAGTGGAACAAAAGTGGGCCGAATATTTTGCTGATGTGTTTTCTACGGCTACGGTCGGCGGAAACCAATATTCGCCCGCTTGGTATTCCGGAACTGCCTGGGCTGCATCCGGCTTGCCAATTTTTGCTTCTTCCTTTGCAAGTTCTTTTACAAGCGCAATATCATCATCTTCTACGGCTCCGGGATCTTCAAGCGGAGGCGGCGGTGGCGGAGGGTCCGGTGGGGGCGGCGGCGGCGGTGGAGGAGGTTGGTAG
- a CDS encoding glycosyltransferase, with product MKQMLLCRIFSVGWYTELLKKSLKRIPREKLVVGLGNYAYDWNERKKRADSLTFQEVLITAKDNRPDEKPAEIIDFDPSALNPTFSYRDDGNNMHEVWFLDAVTAANQWEIAQKENIQGAVLWVLGSEDPSIWSFFDHERISKPMDMTQLDNMSYPYDVSFIGEGDILRIKSMPQKGLRTIDIDQLSGLCTDETYEAFPSAFVFERNGLQPKMVALTFDDGPYEPYTSEILDKLKQLGIYATFFCIGENLERHPDVAERIWEEGHEIGNHSWTHPNMGEISETRARMELNSTDRILQSILGRSTILFRAPFNADAEPTSAEEVWPIVFASKFGYITVGEYIDPQDWNLTEILPNGKVKHRTSKDIADNVIQLIHEGHGNAVLLHDGGGDRSQTVAAVEPIVKTLSKEGYKFVKVSELMNTTRDTIMPRVNSKDNVLIGVDRIVFEITYLFEVLLHLFFIIAIILGTLKVIFIITLALFSRKREKKNIFNDKYHPFVSVVIACYNEEKVIEKTVHAVLENKYEPLEIVLIDDGSKDNTFNVAQSLFGNNPKIRIIRQENLGKAAALNKGIEQTSGAIIICLDADTIFERDTISKLIRHFADKKVGAVAGNVKVGNRINILTYWQEIEYITSQNIDRRAYSYMNAITVVPGAVGAWRREAVLGAGDFRSDTLAEDMDLTWRLRQNGWRIENETQAFGYTETPDTLKTLFKQRFRWTFGTLQCLWKHRDMLGRFGGFGWVMMPSLWLFQIVFQLLSPIIDFTIFWTVITSFHYWLLRGVLRFDWQPFFIALGNLSYIAFMYVFFFLIELAGALVAFSLEKENKKLLFWLFFQRFFYRQIMYAVAIKSFKTALHGIHIGWGKLERKGTAKSAYNR from the coding sequence ATGAAACAAATGCTCTTATGCCGGATTTTTTCAGTTGGATGGTATACAGAACTTCTGAAGAAATCTCTTAAAAGAATTCCGAGAGAAAAACTTGTTGTAGGGCTTGGAAACTATGCTTATGACTGGAATGAAAGAAAGAAAAGGGCGGATTCTTTGACTTTTCAGGAAGTTTTAATTACCGCAAAGGATAACCGTCCGGATGAAAAGCCAGCTGAGATAATTGATTTTGATCCCAGCGCGCTTAACCCGACTTTCAGCTATAGGGATGATGGCAATAATATGCATGAAGTTTGGTTTCTTGATGCCGTAACAGCAGCCAATCAGTGGGAAATAGCGCAAAAAGAAAATATTCAAGGTGCTGTACTTTGGGTCCTGGGGTCAGAAGATCCGTCAATATGGAGTTTTTTTGACCATGAACGCATAAGTAAACCGATGGATATGACTCAATTGGACAATATGAGTTATCCTTATGACGTAAGTTTCATAGGAGAGGGTGATATTTTAAGAATTAAATCTATGCCGCAAAAAGGATTGCGCACAATTGATATTGACCAATTGAGCGGCTTGTGCACAGATGAAACCTATGAAGCATTTCCGTCTGCTTTTGTTTTTGAAAGAAACGGCCTTCAGCCCAAAATGGTTGCTCTTACTTTTGACGACGGGCCTTATGAGCCCTACACTTCTGAAATATTGGATAAGCTAAAGCAGTTAGGTATTTATGCCACTTTTTTCTGCATAGGAGAAAATCTTGAACGTCATCCTGATGTTGCTGAGCGCATTTGGGAAGAAGGACATGAAATCGGCAACCATTCATGGACTCACCCGAATATGGGGGAAATTTCAGAAACACGTGCAAGAATGGAACTGAATAGCACTGATAGAATTTTACAAAGCATTCTGGGGAGGTCCACTATTTTATTCAGAGCTCCCTTTAATGCTGATGCAGAGCCAACAAGCGCAGAAGAAGTCTGGCCTATAGTGTTTGCTTCAAAATTCGGTTATATTACTGTTGGGGAATATATTGACCCGCAGGACTGGAATCTTACAGAGATTTTGCCGAATGGCAAAGTAAAACATCGCACTTCAAAAGACATCGCTGATAATGTTATTCAATTAATTCATGAAGGGCACGGTAATGCTGTGCTTTTGCACGACGGAGGCGGAGACCGTTCTCAAACCGTGGCAGCTGTAGAACCTATTGTAAAAACTCTTTCTAAAGAGGGATACAAGTTTGTTAAAGTATCTGAATTGATGAATACGACAAGGGACACGATTATGCCTAGGGTCAACTCTAAGGATAATGTCTTGATAGGAGTTGACAGAATTGTATTTGAAATCACCTATTTATTTGAAGTTCTTTTGCACTTGTTTTTTATTATAGCGATTATTCTAGGAACATTAAAAGTTATTTTTATAATAACTCTGGCACTTTTTTCAAGGAAACGGGAAAAGAAAAATATTTTTAACGATAAATACCATCCCTTTGTTAGCGTAGTTATAGCCTGTTATAACGAAGAAAAAGTTATAGAAAAAACCGTTCATGCAGTTTTGGAAAATAAATACGAGCCCCTTGAAATTGTTCTGATTGATGACGGTTCAAAAGATAATACTTTTAATGTCGCGCAGAGTCTTTTTGGAAATAATCCCAAGATAAGAATAATTAGGCAAGAGAATCTGGGAAAAGCGGCAGCTTTAAATAAGGGAATTGAACAAACTTCGGGAGCAATAATAATTTGTCTTGATGCCGACACCATCTTTGAAAGGGATACTATATCAAAACTGATAAGGCATTTTGCTGATAAAAAAGTCGGGGCAGTTGCAGGAAATGTAAAAGTCGGAAACAGAATAAATATTTTGACTTATTGGCAAGAAATAGAATATATTACCAGCCAAAATATTGACCGCAGGGCGTATTCATATATGAATGCGATAACCGTGGTGCCCGGCGCCGTCGGAGCTTGGCGAAGGGAGGCCGTGCTGGGTGCGGGGGATTTTAGAAGCGATACCTTAGCTGAAGATATGGATCTAACATGGCGGTTGAGGCAAAATGGCTGGAGAATAGAAAATGAAACTCAAGCATTCGGATATACGGAAACGCCCGATACCTTAAAAACACTTTTTAAACAAAGATTCCGCTGGACATTTGGGACATTACAATGTCTGTGGAAACACAGAGATATGCTCGGCCGTTTTGGCGGCTTCGGCTGGGTAATGATGCCGTCTTTATGGCTGTTTCAGATAGTTTTTCAGCTTCTTTCGCCGATTATAGATTTTACTATTTTTTGGACTGTCATAACCTCATTCCATTATTGGCTTTTAAGGGGAGTTCTTCGTTTTGACTGGCAGCCATTCTTTATAGCGCTGGGCAATCTTTCTTATATCGCATTTATGTACGTGTTTTTCTTTTTAATAGAGCTTGCCGGGGCTTTGGTTGCATTTAGTTTAGAAAAGGAAAATAAAAAATTATTATTCTGGCTTTTCTTTCAGCGATTTTTTTATAGACAGATTATGTATGCCGTGGCTATAAAATCTTTTAAAACCGCCCTGCATGGAATACATATCGGCTGGGGAAAACTTGAAAGAAAGGGAACTGCAAAATCTGCATATAATAGATAA